From Rhinoraja longicauda isolate Sanriku21f chromosome 30, sRhiLon1.1, whole genome shotgun sequence, a single genomic window includes:
- the b3galt6 gene encoding beta-1,3-galactosyltransferase 6: MNLARLVCRHKTALGIGTLSLFALMLLYLAKCTSETLKSPGLPHGVERRADVQGQSRAKGFSAFLVLLITTGPKYTERRSIIRSTWLANRDSEILPYFAIGTSGLAPEEVQNLEQENSRHHDLLLLPDLKDSYENLTNKVLHMYAWLDQNVDFKFVLKADDDTFARLDIIKEELKAKEPKKLYWGFFSGRGRVKSNGKWKESTWVLCDYYLPYALGGGYVLSSDLVHYIRINIDYLKVWQSEDVSLGAWLAPIDVKRIHDPRFDTEYKSRGCNNKYIVTHKQSIEDMLEKQQTLQREGKLCKEEVKVRLSYIYDWYVPPSQCCQRKDGIP; the protein is encoded by the coding sequence ATGAATCTAGCTCGACTTGTCTGTCGCCACAAAACAGCCCTTGGTATTGGCACCTTGTCCCTGTTTGCTCTGATGTTACTTTACCTGGCCAAATGCACCTCGGAGACGCTGAAATCTCCAGGCTTGCCTCATGGGGTGGAGAGGCGAGCGGACGTTCAAGGCCAGAGCAGAGCCAAGGGTTTCTCGGCCTTTCTCGTGCTGCTGATCACCACTGGCCCAAAGTACACCGAGAGGAGGAGCATCATCAGGAGCACGTGGCTGGCCAACCGAGACTCCGAAATactcccttactttgccatcggCACCAGTGGGCTCGCACCAGAGGAGGTTCAAAACCTGGAGCAGGAGAACAGTCGCCATCATGATCTACTGCTGCTCCCGGACTTGAAGGACTCATATGAGAACCTTACCAACAAGGTTCTTCACATGTACGCTTGGCTAGACCAAAATGTGGATTTTAAGTTTGTCCTGAAAGCAGACGATGACACATTTGCCAGGTTAGATATCATTAAAGAAGAACTGAAAGCTAAAGAGCCAAAGAAACTCTACTGGGGTTTCTTCTCTGGACGAGGAAGAGTTAAATCGAATGGAAAATGGAAGGAGAGCACTTGGGTACTGTGTGACTATTATTTGCCTTATGCTCTTGGGGGTGGGTACGTTCTCTCTTCTGATCTTGTGCACTACATTCGAATTAACATTGATTATCTGAAGGTCTGGCAGAGTGAGGATGTATCTTTGGGGGCTTGGTTGGCACCAATCGATGTCAAACGCATCCACGACCCACGGTTTGACACAGAGTACAAGTCGCGCGGGTGCAACAACAAGTACATAGTGACGCACAAGCAGAGTATCGAGGACATGCTGGAGAAACAGCAGACACTCCAAAGGGAAGGGAAACTGTGCAAAGAGGAGGTCAAAGTAAGACTCTCGTACATTTACGATTGGTATGTCCCGCCATCTCAGTGCTGCCAGCGAAAGGATGGCATCCCCTGA